The stretch of DNA AGATGTAGCAGATGGAATATATTCAAACCTGGCAATAATCACGCATTCCAATTCTGAGTTTGTAATTGATTTCATAAAAATGCTTCCGGGAATTCCAAAAGCAAAAGTGAAATCACGTATTATTCTTACGCCTCAGCATGCAAAACGATTGCTTACTGCTTTAAAAGAAAATATTGCCAAATACGAAGCGGCACATGGCGCTATCAAAGTAACTGATATTACTTCATTTCCGATGAATTTCGGTG from Bacteroidales bacterium encodes:
- a CDS encoding DUF3467 domain-containing protein, which gives rise to MADEQNVNNQVNIELPEDVADGIYSNLAIITHSNSEFVIDFIKMLPGIPKAKVKSRIILTPQHAKRLLTALKENIAKYEAAHGAIKVTDITSFPMNFGGPLPEA